The Cohnella abietis genome has a segment encoding these proteins:
- a CDS encoding TrmB family transcriptional regulator, producing MLQKFGFSQYESQVYEMMISAGQAVEASAIAKVSGVPKAKVYEVIARLLDKGVLLDSMLEKKKMYRALPLDRVIEKLTSQFQSDIEQLRLSEQKQFKPDDRVWNLATEESIYAYSLSLIESAKKTIYISTWKEIIEDYLPILEEKEKQGIHVEAHVVGEIDSKLKNLKYFVPSESQKELKKFQNIVVDDSEVVFAISKNPAWQSIITKSEQLVDVFRDFFYRDIILTLLSDKYNDILQNDAEYVDLLAKLRY from the coding sequence TTGCTTCAGAAATTCGGTTTTTCTCAATATGAAAGCCAGGTTTACGAGATGATGATTAGTGCCGGACAAGCAGTGGAAGCATCTGCAATTGCCAAAGTATCCGGCGTCCCGAAGGCGAAAGTATATGAAGTGATCGCCCGATTACTAGACAAAGGTGTATTACTGGATTCGATGCTGGAAAAGAAAAAGATGTATCGCGCCCTTCCACTCGATCGAGTGATAGAAAAGCTCACATCACAATTCCAGTCTGATATTGAACAATTGCGGCTTAGTGAGCAAAAGCAATTTAAGCCCGATGATCGGGTCTGGAACTTAGCTACGGAAGAATCTATATATGCGTATAGCCTCTCGTTAATAGAAAGCGCTAAAAAAACGATATATATTTCTACATGGAAGGAAATCATCGAGGATTACTTGCCGATTCTGGAGGAAAAAGAAAAGCAGGGGATACACGTAGAAGCCCATGTTGTTGGGGAGATCGATTCGAAACTAAAAAACCTCAAATATTTTGTCCCTAGTGAGAGCCAAAAAGAGCTTAAAAAGTTTCAAAACATCGTCGTAGATGATAGCGAGGTCGTGTTTGCCATATCCAAAAACCCCGCTTGGCAGTCGATCATTACAAAATCGGAGCAATTAGTAGATGTGTTTCGGGATTTCTTTTATCGGGATATCATTCTTACGTTATTAAGTGATAAATATAACGATATTTTGCAGAACGATGCAGAGTATGTCGATCTCTTAGCGAAGCTGAGATATTAA
- a CDS encoding purine-cytosine permease family protein, giving the protein MNMEQHSVDYIPESERYGKPRDLFTVWFGANLNLTTIVTGAVLVMMGLNLFWAVASIFLGSLIGGIFVASHSVQGPRLGIPQMIQSRAQFGVLGAIVPMIFVMFVYLGFGVANTLLATQTLSEVTPVSSNWVIFLFSLISIVIAIYGYRLIHATQKWLSISAFIVLGIATVLAIRLPIPQGTWSPGQFDLSLFVLGVGMITTYVLALAPYVADYSRYLPSNASSSKVFWYTYTGLTSSTMWMMTIGAILIVALPDFSDNLGVGLAGLFKGYDSILYILIIYGLLAINVFNFYGAFMSIVTTILPFNKLNVTPRVRATILGVIMLINIGLSLLGGEGNFINFFINFIFFMSYFLIPWTAINLVDYFVLRKGEYHIADIFDVNGRYGKFNKITIVAFLASIVIEIPFVNTSLFVGPAAEMLNGIDLAWLVGIISASLLYYFPMKAKLSSGMNDVGLQQD; this is encoded by the coding sequence ATGAATATGGAGCAGCATAGTGTTGATTACATTCCAGAGTCCGAGCGGTATGGTAAGCCTAGAGATTTATTTACGGTATGGTTTGGCGCGAATCTCAATTTAACGACAATTGTGACTGGTGCGGTGTTGGTCATGATGGGATTGAACTTATTTTGGGCAGTAGCTTCCATTTTCTTAGGCTCCTTAATCGGTGGAATTTTTGTTGCTTCCCACTCCGTCCAAGGACCAAGGCTTGGTATTCCGCAAATGATTCAAAGCAGAGCCCAGTTTGGTGTTCTGGGTGCAATCGTACCGATGATCTTCGTGATGTTCGTCTATTTGGGCTTTGGAGTCGCGAACACCTTGCTGGCAACGCAAACCTTAAGCGAGGTTACTCCAGTTTCATCTAATTGGGTCATCTTTCTATTCAGTCTGATTTCTATAGTTATCGCCATCTATGGCTACAGATTAATTCATGCCACGCAAAAATGGCTTTCGATCAGCGCGTTCATCGTGCTCGGCATAGCGACAGTGCTAGCCATACGTCTACCGATTCCCCAAGGCACATGGAGTCCGGGACAGTTCGATCTTTCTTTATTCGTCCTAGGTGTAGGTATGATTACGACTTATGTGCTTGCACTGGCGCCTTACGTAGCCGACTACTCGCGGTATTTGCCATCTAATGCGTCGTCGTCCAAGGTTTTCTGGTACACCTATACGGGACTGACATCTTCAACGATGTGGATGATGACTATTGGTGCAATACTCATCGTAGCTTTACCTGACTTTTCCGATAATTTAGGCGTTGGCTTAGCCGGATTATTCAAGGGTTATGACTCAATTCTGTATATATTAATTATTTATGGCTTGCTAGCTATTAATGTATTTAACTTCTACGGCGCATTTATGTCGATTGTTACAACGATTCTGCCATTCAATAAGCTCAATGTAACCCCTCGTGTCAGGGCAACTATTCTAGGCGTTATTATGCTCATTAATATCGGATTGAGCTTATTAGGGGGAGAAGGAAATTTTATTAACTTTTTCATCAACTTCATTTTCTTCATGAGCTATTTTCTGATCCCATGGACCGCTATCAATCTAGTCGACTACTTCGTCCTACGTAAAGGGGAGTACCATATTGCTGACATATTCGATGTGAATGGGCGATACGGGAAGTTTAACAAGATTACGATTGTTGCTTTTCTAGCTTCGATTGTGATCGAAATCCCATTTGTTAATACATCGCTTTTTGTTGGACCAGCTGCGGAAATGCTCAATGGTATTGATCTGGCTTGGCTAGTAGGAATTATCTCTGCTTCGCTGCTCTATTATTTCCCAATGAAGGCGAAGTTAAGCAGTGGGATGAACGATGTAGGCTTGCAACAAGACTAA
- a CDS encoding FG-GAP-like repeat-containing protein, whose product MKSLIRQKSLFIKVALVIVLLFTIQKPFQTYAAPFKSATSYSAGTSTTDVTSADFNKDGHLDVASASLSSSSISVLLGNGDGTFGSEVTYNAGGQAIAITNADFNGDGHIDLATANWSSHSVSILLGNGDGTFANALVIPMSNSVHFIATADFNTDGKMDLALTYSGGSRVDIMLGKGDGTFEPSVSFGTGNATYQVTIGDFNADDKPDLAIASYTDRKVSVLLGNGDGTFAPKVDYTTGQYTQRVVTGDLNKDGKLDLVASNSSGSISILLGNGDGTFQNSVNYLTKGADSRAILIGDFVGDEEVDILVANYGSSSTLSIFSGHGDGTFEPAKTYNTGIGAIFNSVSGDFNGDGVLDVALVSQGGNYVYILLGNHRNADLQSLSLSGGANLNTPFNTDTLGYTSSVAYNVYSINLKPTLVDTTATVTAQVYGGGAPEAIASGGTSSELPLNVGINTIDVVVTAQDGTTVKTYTVDVTRRPNTDASLSGLSLSGGATLSQSFSSGTLSYTSNVAYSQSSVRVTPVGDATATVTVKVNGGTPEVIASGSTSSELPLNVGVNTIDVVVTAQDGTTIKTYTVDVTRANYTGVVTPTRSTNANLNGLSLTGGAALTPTFTLGTFSYTSSVTNDIGSVGVTPTLADTKATVKLRVNGSTPIAVTSGGTSGTLPLNVGTNVIDVTVTAEDGTSQSYTITLTRQAASGAELQPKCTFTDIQQHWAKAEICEAADLGIVEGVNANTFAPDRTVTRAEFAVMLLRALQIPISEQSGTLPFSDKESIPSWAASTIHIGVAEGMLEGYTDGTFRPHQTITRSEMATMIAKSMKWKADSEKYLSYADGTSIPEWARPYVEAVHVSGLLQGRGSNRFVPNGITTRAEAAVVMLRLWTIRN is encoded by the coding sequence ATGAAATCTTTAATAAGACAGAAATCCCTATTTATAAAAGTTGCGCTAGTTATCGTTCTCCTATTTACGATTCAGAAGCCGTTTCAAACCTATGCAGCACCTTTTAAGAGTGCGACCAGCTATTCAGCAGGCACTTCAACTACTGATGTGACTAGTGCTGATTTTAATAAAGATGGGCATCTAGATGTTGCTTCTGCGAGTTTGAGCAGTTCCTCTATCTCTGTTCTACTAGGCAACGGGGATGGGACCTTTGGATCCGAGGTAACATACAATGCCGGAGGACAGGCCATCGCCATAACGAATGCGGATTTCAATGGAGATGGGCACATCGATTTGGCAACCGCGAACTGGAGTTCTCATTCCGTTTCTATTTTGTTAGGAAATGGTGACGGCACCTTTGCAAACGCATTGGTTATCCCAATGAGCAATTCCGTTCATTTTATTGCTACAGCAGATTTTAATACGGATGGGAAAATGGATTTGGCATTGACCTACTCGGGTGGTAGTCGTGTGGATATTATGCTAGGAAAGGGTGATGGAACCTTTGAACCTAGCGTAAGCTTTGGCACCGGGAATGCGACTTATCAAGTTACAATTGGAGATTTTAATGCGGATGATAAGCCGGATCTTGCGATTGCTTCTTATACTGATCGTAAAGTTAGTGTTCTCTTAGGGAATGGTGACGGTACCTTTGCTCCCAAAGTAGATTATACAACGGGACAATACACGCAAAGAGTAGTTACCGGCGATCTGAACAAGGATGGAAAATTAGATTTGGTTGCGAGTAACTCATCGGGTTCTATTTCTATTTTACTGGGAAATGGTGACGGTACTTTTCAAAATTCAGTTAATTATTTAACTAAAGGTGCCGATTCGCGCGCTATCTTAATTGGAGACTTCGTAGGTGATGAAGAAGTAGATATTTTAGTGGCAAATTATGGGTCTTCTTCAACTCTCTCGATCTTCTCCGGTCATGGTGACGGTACTTTTGAACCTGCAAAGACTTATAATACCGGCATTGGTGCAATATTCAACTCCGTTAGCGGTGACTTTAACGGTGATGGCGTATTGGATGTTGCGCTCGTTAGTCAAGGCGGCAACTATGTTTACATTCTTCTGGGTAATCATAGAAATGCAGATTTACAAAGTCTGAGCCTATCAGGAGGCGCCAATCTTAACACTCCATTCAATACGGACACTCTCGGTTATACATCAAGCGTGGCCTATAACGTATATAGTATAAATTTGAAACCAACCTTAGTCGATACAACAGCAACAGTAACAGCGCAGGTGTATGGTGGTGGTGCTCCAGAAGCGATAGCAAGCGGTGGTACAAGCAGTGAGTTGCCGCTGAACGTAGGCATCAACACGATAGATGTAGTAGTGACTGCGCAGGATGGTACGACGGTCAAGACATACACAGTGGACGTGACGCGCCGTCCTAACACGGATGCGAGCCTCAGCGGATTGAGCCTGTCAGGAGGTGCCACGCTAAGTCAGTCCTTTAGCTCAGGTACACTCAGCTACACTTCCAATGTGGCGTATAGTCAAAGTAGTGTTCGCGTAACGCCAGTTGGAGATGCGACAGCTACGGTAACCGTCAAAGTAAATGGCGGTACGCCAGAAGTAATAGCAAGCGGTAGTACAAGCAGCGAGTTACCGCTGAACGTAGGCGTGAACACGATAGATGTAGTGGTGACTGCACAGGATGGTACGACGATCAAGACGTATACAGTGGACGTGACTCGGGCGAATTACACGGGAGTCGTAACGCCTACAAGAAGCACAAATGCCAATCTTAACGGATTGAGCTTGACAGGGGGAGCAGCACTAACCCCTACGTTTACCTTAGGTACATTCAGCTATACGTCGAGTGTGACGAATGACATTGGCAGTGTAGGCGTGACCCCAACATTAGCGGATACGAAAGCGACTGTAAAGCTGCGGGTGAATGGTAGTACACCCATAGCTGTTACTAGTGGAGGTACAAGCGGTACGTTGCCGCTGAATGTGGGAACGAACGTAATTGATGTAACCGTAACGGCCGAGGATGGCACAAGCCAAAGCTATACCATTACCCTGACCCGTCAAGCTGCTTCAGGAGCTGAGCTTCAGCCCAAATGTACATTCACCGATATTCAGCAGCATTGGGCAAAAGCAGAGATCTGTGAGGCAGCTGATCTAGGGATTGTCGAGGGCGTGAACGCAAATACATTTGCACCTGACAGGACGGTCACGCGGGCGGAGTTTGCAGTAATGCTGCTGCGGGCGCTCCAAATTCCAATCAGTGAGCAATCGGGCACTCTTCCTTTTAGCGATAAAGAAAGCATTCCAAGTTGGGCAGCTTCAACCATTCACATAGGCGTAGCCGAGGGCATGCTTGAGGGTTATACGGACGGCACATTCCGGCCGCACCAGACTATCACGCGGAGTGAGATGGCTACGATGATTGCCAAATCAATGAAGTGGAAAGCAGACAGCGAGAAGTATTTATCCTATGCCGATGGCACGAGCATCCCCGAGTGGGCACGACCTTATGTCGAAGCGGTGCATGTGAGCGGGCTTCTGCAGGGTCGAGGAAGCAATCGGTTTGTACCGAATGGGATTACAACAAGAGCAGAGGCAGCAGTCGTAATGCTGAGGCTGTGGACTATACGTAACTAA
- a CDS encoding amidohydrolase family protein — protein sequence MTCKVITNVVVFTVDRTDRIIKNGTVIVRNGLISAVGKKEEISIPIDADEIIDGRGQMALLPGLVDSHNHSSLMRGVAENMRLVDWLPVYDLEHRACTEEDAYHAARLSYLECLKNGTTTIMDMYRYMHRSAEAAGELGIRVHLAPYAADVQPYNFFETARDNEKLIKTHHMTQNGKIRVWMGLENLFYCSEEMYKGAIRAQQEYGVGIHTHGCEQEEEEQTVIRTFGKSTIDMLEQRGILGEKTLLAHCVWVNDDDIKKMAATGTNLAHCAISAAKLGCGVARIPLMLKEGVNVSIGSDGVIDNNSMDLFQEMKFASLIQKATNCDASIMSANQMLRMATINGAKSLNMENEIGSIEVGKSADMILVDFFRPNLQPVFWDEDETNLLWNLVFAAKGENVDTVMVQGEVLLRQGKSTKVSESEVMIMAQRQGEDWMRRREVHKKLTGLS from the coding sequence TTGACATGTAAAGTGATTACTAACGTCGTTGTTTTTACGGTGGACCGAACAGATAGGATTATTAAAAATGGCACCGTCATTGTAAGAAATGGTCTGATTTCTGCTGTAGGTAAGAAGGAAGAAATATCGATCCCTATAGATGCAGATGAAATTATAGATGGAAGAGGCCAGATGGCCTTGCTTCCTGGATTAGTAGATTCGCACAACCATTCCAGTCTTATGCGTGGAGTAGCGGAGAACATGAGGTTAGTTGATTGGTTGCCTGTGTATGATTTGGAGCATCGTGCATGTACGGAAGAGGATGCTTATCACGCGGCGAGGCTGAGCTACTTGGAATGTCTCAAGAATGGCACGACAACTATTATGGATATGTACCGCTATATGCATCGAAGTGCAGAAGCAGCAGGCGAGCTCGGAATTCGAGTACATTTGGCACCCTATGCAGCGGATGTTCAGCCTTACAATTTTTTTGAAACGGCGAGAGACAACGAGAAATTAATCAAGACACACCATATGACTCAGAATGGGAAAATTCGGGTTTGGATGGGACTTGAGAATTTATTTTATTGCAGTGAAGAGATGTACAAAGGAGCCATTAGAGCTCAGCAGGAATATGGAGTCGGCATTCATACGCATGGCTGCGAGCAAGAGGAAGAAGAGCAGACAGTTATTCGCACCTTTGGCAAGTCTACGATTGATATGCTTGAACAACGAGGGATATTGGGCGAAAAAACATTGCTGGCACACTGTGTGTGGGTAAACGATGACGATATTAAAAAAATGGCTGCAACCGGTACGAATTTGGCCCATTGTGCAATTTCGGCAGCTAAGCTTGGCTGCGGTGTGGCGAGAATTCCCCTTATGCTGAAAGAGGGAGTGAACGTATCGATCGGCTCAGACGGAGTCATCGACAACAACAGTATGGATCTGTTTCAAGAGATGAAGTTTGCTTCCTTAATCCAGAAAGCTACGAATTGTGATGCCTCAATTATGAGTGCAAATCAAATGCTCCGCATGGCGACGATTAATGGTGCCAAATCATTGAACATGGAAAACGAGATCGGCTCCATTGAGGTAGGTAAAAGTGCTGATATGATCTTGGTAGATTTCTTTAGACCGAATCTTCAGCCGGTATTCTGGGATGAGGATGAAACGAATTTGCTATGGAACCTGGTATTTGCTGCAAAAGGGGAAAATGTAGATACGGTCATGGTACAAGGAGAGGTGCTCCTTCGCCAAGGTAAATCAACTAAGGTTAGTGAATCAGAAGTCATGATCATGGCTCAAAGGCAAGGCGAGGATTGGATGAGAAGAAGAGAAGTGCATAAGAAATTGACTGGGTTGAGTTAA